In the Nicotiana tabacum cultivar K326 chromosome 16, ASM71507v2, whole genome shotgun sequence genome, one interval contains:
- the LOC107769065 gene encoding intracellular ribonuclease LX-like isoform X2 — protein sequence MRSIKFVLVKLVIFQCITLLVHAKDLDFYRLTLQWNPAACYNRIIGKCCNTTTGRPAEDFGIAGLWPSYNNLTYPENCNKAGPYDETQISDLLSSMQKNWPKISCPSNNGTSLWAKEWKERGTCSRLNMHSYFETALDLKEKLNLIQDVKRYAIKLAIGHVIAIECNLGLTADSQFYRVHICVDKSGSDFIDCPINLTEISETTCSSSTKWSGYDTDSVLEERSAYSWARK from the exons ATGAGATCCATCAAGTTTGTCTTGGTCAAGCTCGTTATCTTTCAATGTATAACGTTATTAGTACATGCTAAGGACTTAGATTTCTACCGCCTTACCCTACAG TGGAATCCAGCAGCATGCTACAATAGGATTATAGGTAAATGCTGTAACACAACCACGGGAAGACCAGCAGAAGATTTTGGTATTGCTGGACTATGGCCATCTTACAACAATCTCACATATCCAGAAAACTGTAATAAGGCAGGCCCTTATGATGAAACGCAA ATCTCGGACTTGCTGAGTAGTATGCAAAAGAATTGGCCCAAAATATCTTGTCCATCAAACAATGGAACTAGTCTGTGGGCTAAGGAATGGAAGGAACGTGGTACTTGTTCTAGGCTCAACATGCATTCTTATTTCGAAACAGCTCTTGATCTTAAGGAAAAGCTGAACCTGATTCAAGATGTTAAGCGTTACG CCATAAAATTAGCTATTGGACATGTGATCGCTATAGAATGCAATCTTGGTTTAACTGCGGACAGCCAGTTTTACAGGGTTCACATATGTGTTGATAAATCTGGTTCGGACTTCATTGACTGCCCAATTAACCTCACCGAAATCTCTGAGACAACATGTTCTTCATCTACTAAATGGTCTGGCTACGATACAGATAGTGTCCTTGAAGAGCGATCTGCCtattcttgggcaaggaaataA
- the LOC107769065 gene encoding extracellular ribonuclease LE-like isoform X1, whose amino-acid sequence MRSIKFVLVKLVIFQCITLLVHAKDLDFYRLTLQWNPAACYNRIIGKCCNTTTGRPAEDFGIAGLWPSYNNLTYPENCNKAGPYDETQISDLLSSMQKNWPKISCPSNNGTSLWAKEWKERGTCSRLNMHSYFETALDLKEKLNLIQDVKRYGLEPNGQFYHWRHINAAIKLAIGHVIAIECNLGLTADSQFYRVHICVDKSGSDFIDCPINLTEISETTCSSSTKWSGYDTDSVLEERSAYSWARK is encoded by the exons ATGAGATCCATCAAGTTTGTCTTGGTCAAGCTCGTTATCTTTCAATGTATAACGTTATTAGTACATGCTAAGGACTTAGATTTCTACCGCCTTACCCTACAG TGGAATCCAGCAGCATGCTACAATAGGATTATAGGTAAATGCTGTAACACAACCACGGGAAGACCAGCAGAAGATTTTGGTATTGCTGGACTATGGCCATCTTACAACAATCTCACATATCCAGAAAACTGTAATAAGGCAGGCCCTTATGATGAAACGCAA ATCTCGGACTTGCTGAGTAGTATGCAAAAGAATTGGCCCAAAATATCTTGTCCATCAAACAATGGAACTAGTCTGTGGGCTAAGGAATGGAAGGAACGTGGTACTTGTTCTAGGCTCAACATGCATTCTTATTTCGAAACAGCTCTTGATCTTAAGGAAAAGCTGAACCTGATTCAAGATGTTAAGCGTTACG GACTCGAACCAAATGGACAATTTTACCACTGGCGTCACATCAATGCAGCCATAAAATTAGCTATTGGACATGTGATCGCTATAGAATGCAATCTTGGTTTAACTGCGGACAGCCAGTTTTACAGGGTTCACATATGTGTTGATAAATCTGGTTCGGACTTCATTGACTGCCCAATTAACCTCACCGAAATCTCTGAGACAACATGTTCTTCATCTACTAAATGGTCTGGCTACGATACAGATAGTGTCCTTGAAGAGCGATCTGCCtattcttgggcaaggaaataA